The Chryseobacterium oranimense genome contains the following window.
CCAGTTCTCTTTTCCAAGCTCTTCTGCACTGGTTCCAGCTAAAATAATGGAGCCGTCTCTGTTTAGTTTAATATCTGAAAGTCTTTCTTCTCTCTTTCTGGATTCACCCTTTACATGTTTTCTCCACTTTTCATTTCCATCCTGATCCAGATACAGCATCCAGAAGGTTTCATCATCAGTCTGTATCTTTCCTTCCGCCTGGGTGTAGCCACCAAGTAAAATTCCTTTTGTGACATCTTGATTCTTGGATCTTGAATCTTGACTCTGAATAACACTGGTTCCCATCAGAATATCCCTGTTTCCGAAATTGTAGGATTTTTGCCAAAGCTCTTCGCCTCTTTCGTTTAAGGAAATTAGCCACAGGTCGGTTCCTTCTTCTATCCCAACGGATTTGTTTCCTGATCTTTCGGATCTGGATTCTCCGCCTATCAGATAGCCTGTAGATGTCAGTGTCAAAGTTCTTATATGATCATCTTGTTTTCCGCCGTAGTTCTTTTCCCATTCTACTTTTCCTTCCTTTGAAAGTTTGATAATATAATAATCACCCTCACCAAAGTTTTCGGTTTTCTTAGAACCTCCTGCATTGCTCCTTGAATAAACTCCTAACAAAGCTCCTCCATCTTTAGTAGGAATTATTTTTTCTACTTCATCTAACCCTTTTCCGCCTAAAATTAACTGTGATACTTCTTTTCCATCCTTATCGAGTTTTACAATTAAAACATCTTTAGAACCGTAACCCTTGGATGAGTTCTGAACGTTTCCAGCAACAAAAAATCCTAAATCTGTAGTCTGAATCACAGATCTGGCTTCCTCATCGGAAGAAGTCCCTAAAGTTTTCTGCCATATTTCATCCCCGAATTCATTTAATCTGATCAACCATATGTCTGATCCTCCTTTGGAATCTTCTTTCTTATCCAATCCTTTACCGGAATAGCTGGTTCCGGAAATCAGAAAGCCTCCATCCTGGGTAGCCACGGAACCTGAAAGATAATCATGGTTCTGACCTGAGATATATTTTTCCCAGACTTCTTCTCCCTGCTGGTTTAATTTTACCAAATGGAAATCGTAGCCGCCATTCTGCTTACTGCCTTCTGCCTGAAGCTTACTGCTCTGAATACTGCTTCCTGTAATTAAGTATTGACCGTCAATAGTTGTGGTAACCTGGCTTAGAAAATCCTGGGTGGAAGACTTTATGTCTTTTTGCCACAATACTTCCTGGGCAGAAAGCCCTAGAACCGTGCATAGAATACATGCACCAGAGTAAATTTTCTTCATCTGTTTGTGTATTAGTTAATGTTAGTTTTATAATTTCGGGCAAATTTAACATTTTTTAACACATATGCAAATCTCATTGCTGAGATTTAATATAGATCATGTTATTTGCCCGCATTTTTTATATTATTTCAATGATTAATGCCGTAAAGGTATCGCTGAAAAACGACAGATCATGTCGCATAAAAATTTGTAAAAGAAATATGTTAAAATTGAGTGTGCAAAATTTTAAAGCCAAATCCGGTGATAAGTCGCATAGAAATATTACCGGTAAGTCCCGAAAAGCCTGTCCCAGATGGAGGTATAAAAACCAAAATTCTTAGTTTCATCCAGATGGTGCTGATTATGAAATCTGGTGGTTCCTATAAAAAGTCGGTCAAATGATGCCGGGAAAAATTCCCGGTTCAAGTGCCCTATCGTTCCCCAAATTAGGTTGATGCTCAGGTAAAGAGCTATAGAAATTATAGAGAAATCATAACTCATGAGTAAGGCAAGAATCATCAGTCCAAAACCGATCGTTTCAAAAGGATGCAGGACAAAAAGGCTCAGGAAGTTGGTGCTGACATGCTCATGGTGTTTTCCATGCAGTATTTTATACACAAAAGGAAGATGGGCCGCATAATGAAAGAAATACATCAAAATATCCATCAGAAAAATTAAGGCAATGGTTTCCAGAAAAACAGAAACTAGGGAAGGTTGGGAATCAATAATAATCCAGTTGTTTTTCCATAGGAATGCGCCCAGCAGCATGACGAAACTATTGCAAACAACAGTAAAAAAACTGAGATAAACATCGGATTGGGTAACAGGATGGTTTTGTTCCTGCAACAGTTCTTTGCGGCACGTCTTCTCAATAAACTGATACAGCGTGATTGAAAACAGGCACAAAAAGATATTGGATAAAAGACTGAAAATGATCCACTGCAGCCAGCTGAACTGCCAGAATATCTTTAAATAACCGGAAAAATCAAACCAATTAGGATTCATACATTCATCATCTATCACTAGCCTATAAATCTATGAATTTCAAGTTAAAAAACCAATAATTCAAATTTGAATACTCACTTATCCTAATAAAATCATCTTATTTTACTTAAAAGCATTTACTAAGTTGTACAGTAAATTAATTGATAATAAATATTTCCAGATTAATTTATATCTAACATAAAAAATAACTAACTTAGGAACAAAAGCGGAATCTGAAAAGCTTATAAAAAGAGTAGGAAAACCATAAAAATGTTAATTCATGAAAAATTTAAAAAAAATTTTGAGAGAGAATTTGAAATCAGTAAAAGGAGGTACTAAGGAAGGATGCCCGGGACCAGGATCACCACTGTATCATCCTTATGCTTCACAGGAACAATGTGAAAATGCAACAGGAAAAACCTGCTATTATTCAGAGGATAGTTATTGTTTCCCTGCAGGATGGAATGCTGATTTACTTTAGCAATCTATAATGTA
Protein-coding sequences here:
- a CDS encoding T9SS type A sorting domain-containing protein is translated as MKKIYSGACILCTVLGLSAQEVLWQKDIKSSTQDFLSQVTTTIDGQYLITGSSIQSSKLQAEGSKQNGGYDFHLVKLNQQGEEVWEKYISGQNHDYLSGSVATQDGGFLISGTSYSGKGLDKKEDSKGGSDIWLIRLNEFGDEIWQKTLGTSSDEEARSVIQTTDLGFFVAGNVQNSSKGYGSKDVLIVKLDKDGKEVSQLILGGKGLDEVEKIIPTKDGGALLGVYSRSNAGGSKKTENFGEGDYYIIKLSKEGKVEWEKNYGGKQDDHIRTLTLTSTGYLIGGESRSERSGNKSVGIEEGTDLWLISLNERGEELWQKSYNFGNRDILMGTSVIQSQDSRSKNQDVTKGILLGGYTQAEGKIQTDDETFWMLYLDQDGNEKWRKHVKGESRKREERLSDIKLNRDGSIILAGTSAEELGKENWKIVKLGDKQLDQLIEKQDIKIYPNPVSDYAYVEIGFDFKEADIMLYDMGGRQLQSLKTKNKVTKINTQNLIQGAYLVTIKTDTNKTASAKLIKK
- a CDS encoding sterol desaturase family protein, whose protein sequence is MNPNWFDFSGYLKIFWQFSWLQWIIFSLLSNIFLCLFSITLYQFIEKTCRKELLQEQNHPVTQSDVYLSFFTVVCNSFVMLLGAFLWKNNWIIIDSQPSLVSVFLETIALIFLMDILMYFFHYAAHLPFVYKILHGKHHEHVSTNFLSLFVLHPFETIGFGLMILALLMSYDFSIISIALYLSINLIWGTIGHLNREFFPASFDRLFIGTTRFHNQHHLDETKNFGFYTSIWDRLFGTYR
- a CDS encoding bacteriocin-like protein; protein product: MKNLKKILRENLKSVKGGTKEGCPGPGSPLYHPYASQEQCENATGKTCYYSEDSYCFPAGWNADLL